CCAAGCGAATGTTGATCATGTCACCGGGGATAAGATCCCTAAAAGTTTCGTCTTTTCAAGAACGAAACTTCCTGGCTCTGTCAAACAACTTCAGATGGATTTGAGGAAGCTCATGCTTCCCTACACTGCTCTCAGTCTAAAGGTACcggtttttttaatatgtttgtgGATGGTTGTGTTTTTGACCCATTACTGATTGCAAAAGTTTGTGTGACCTgcaggagaagaagaggaacacTTTAAGGGACTTTTTGAATGTGTCAGGGCCAATGGGTGTTACTCATTTCCTTATGCTAAAGAAAACAGCCTCTGCATTGTCTCTAAGAGTAGCAAGAACCCCGCAGGGCCCCACTCTCACTTTCAAAATTCATCAGTATTCGTTAGCATCTGATATAGCTCAGTCTCAGACTCGGCCTCGATGTCCTCCAGATCTTTTCAAGAATCCCCCTTTGGTAATCAACCTCttactatttccttttttttttctgtttgtaatTTGTGTGGGTTTTTGCTAATAGTTGAGAGTGTCTGTCTTGGTGTGTGTAGATTGTTCTTTCTGGGTTCGGCACTCAGGAGCTGCATCTGAAGCTAGCAACCATCATGTTTCAGAACATATTCCCAGCTATTGATATCAACACTGTAAGTTATTTATATCCTTTATGTTGCTGATTGCGTAAACTTGTTTTCAGCAATTTGATATGGTTATGTTGCTGATTGTGAAATAATAATATGTGGCAGGTCAAGCTCTCTACATGCCAGAGATTAGTACTCTTGAACTACAACAAGGACACGAAACTCATTGATTTCAGGCATTATTCGATAAGGCTGCAGCCTGTAGGAGTGTCTCGTAAGCTCAGAAATTTTGTGCAGACTCATAAGGCTCCTGATCTTAGGAATCTGCAGGATGTTAGTGATTTTATCACCAAGTAAGGGATCTCAATCTACGTCGGTGCATTTGATTCCTCTCTCTGTATCAATCGTGAAATTTATTGTTGgtggattttatatatttatcaggGCTGGATATGGATCAGAGAgcgaaggagatgaagaagcgGCGACAGTGACACTATCATCTGATCTAGGCAGAGTCAACAAGGGTTCGACAAAGAGTGCTGTGAAACTGCAAGAAATTGGACCAAGGATGACTATGCAGCTGGTTAGAGTGGAGGAAGGATTGTGTTCAGGAGGAATCATATTTAGTGAAGatggtaaatacattatattctACTTATTATTTAATGTTGTTTGTCTATCACATGATGAATCATCTTATCTATATATCGGTATGTTTCAGGAAATGTGGATGGTAAGAATAAGCAAGatggtgatgaagaagatgCTGCCAgcgaagaagaaagtgaagaaggGGAAGAGGGTAGTGAAGAAGACATGGATGAAGATGCTGAAGACTGAAAAGAATTTGTTCTGAGTAACTCTGTGTGTATCTTCACATcaaagttttgtttctttggatGCATCTATTGTCTGATTGAACTATTATGAGCACAATCGATTACCTTCTTATTTATGAACTTGTAGTTGGTCAAAAAACCGTGTAGCAGATTCTCTATAAAGTTTTCTAAAACTTCAGCCTGTTGATTCCCCCCATGTTTAAGAAAATTGAAATCAGTTTtcgttttgtaaaattgtttaGTACTCATTTTTAATGGATTAGGTTGACGATTGGTAAAAGACAATATCCACTTTCAGTGGTGCTCTGTTTTATGATGCGTGTAATGaagataaaaaacaaaaaaaaaagtacataaAGGCGAAAGTACAGTATGTTTCTACGTCATTGGGTGATGAAGAATCTAACGGCTTTCCGTTTCGATTCATACGTATATCTTAATTCTACACCCGAGATATTTTGGATTATGTCCCcttgttttacttttgtttcaaaaacTACCCATTGGTTTGACAGGGCAAAATTCGTTAAGAAATTTGATTGAATGAGAATGATAAAGGTTTGTTTTCTCACAAGTTAGAATTTTgtgttaataaataaattaaaaatctatgAAATTAGTGTTTCttattctataatataaatataagaagAGATTTTATCTTAGAATTTGAAGAGTATATAATAGAcatcaaataaataattaggGGTTAGTGTATTGAATCTGTAATTTGAAGTGATTTGACTTTTAATGAGTCTGTAGATGATTGTAGAGGAATTGGAGAATttgatatgatttttgttaa
This genomic interval from Brassica napus cultivar Da-Ae chromosome A6, Da-Ae, whole genome shotgun sequence contains the following:
- the LOC106347771 gene encoding peter Pan-like protein, whose translation is MGRFKNNKKGRVNVKPIAKNNQANVDHVTGDKIPKSFVFSRTKLPGSVKQLQMDLRKLMLPYTALSLKEKKRNTLRDFLNVSGPMGVTHFLMLKKTASALSLRVARTPQGPTLTFKIHQYSLASDIAQSQTRPRCPPDLFKNPPLIVLSGFGTQELHLKLATIMFQNIFPAIDINTVKLSTCQRLVLLNYNKDTKLIDFRHYSIRLQPVGVSRKLRNFVQTHKAPDLRNLQDVSDFITKAGYGSESEGDEEAATVTLSSDLGRVNKGSTKSAVKLQEIGPRMTMQLVRVEEGLCSGGIIFSEDGNVDGKNKQDGDEEDAASEEESEEGEEGSEEDMDEDAED